Within the Gemmatimonadetes bacterium SCN 70-22 genome, the region TCGTGCGTCTTCTCCTGCGCCTGCGCCTGCGCCTGCGCCTGCGCCTGCGCCTGCGCCTGCGCCTGCTGCCCGGGATGCGTCGCGTCCGGGCGCGCGAATCCGGAGTCGATCGTGCCCGACGGCGCCGCAGCCGGCCGCCCGGAGTCCGTCGCCGTCGAATCTGCCCCTGCGGCGTGCGGGCGACTGGCCTCGGTACGCGCCGACGAGTCGCCGCCACGTGCCGGCGCATCCGCCGGGGGAGGATCGGCGCGCTTGACCCACATCGCTGCGCCGACGGCACCGGTGAGACCGCCAAGCAAGCAGACGACCACCACGGCGATGAGGCGCTTCACTCGTTCACCGCCCGTGCTTGACGACGACAGAACTGCTGGATCGCCAGTTCATCCATCGTTCGCTGCTCGGCCAGTGCCGTCTCGGCACGCCATGTCTCGTGAGCGCGCTCGCGCAGGCGCTCGATCGCGTGCCGTGCGCGGAACGCCTCCGCCAGCGCGGTGCGTGCCTCGTCGACGCGCTGCTCCGCGGCCATCACCTGTTGCCCCGCGACGTCGAGCCGCGCGTCCATCTGCTCGATCGCGAACGCGAATGCGCGCAAGTGACCGACCGACGTCGGTGCCACCTGCGCCGCGGTGAGCGCGGCGGTTCCGGCCGCCCGCACCGCCTGGAGTTCTTCCACGGCCGCACGCGCCGCAGACGCCTGCGCCGCCTCGGCGGCGAACCGGGCCTGCGCGGCTTCCTCGCGATGCTCGCGCTGCGTGAGGACGCACTGGAGGGGAAAGGTGAATCGTGCGGAAGTAGCCATGCAGGTCGTCGTGGTCAACGTCGTGCGAGCGACGCTGTCGCGCCACCGAGCGCGACAAGCGCCTCACGCGTCTCGGCGAATGGGGTCGGCTCGTCGGGGCGCTGCCGCAGGAAGTCGACGACGGCGCCCCGCATGGCGATCGCCGAGTCCACCAAGGGGTCGCTCCCCTTCTGGTACGCGCCAGCGAGGATGAGGTCTTCCTTCTCGCGAAAGGCAGCCTCGAGCCGCAGCAGGGCGCCAGCGCCCGCGCGATGCTCGCGGTCGATGATCTGGTCACGCACCCGGCTCTTGCTTTGGAGCACGTCGATGGCCGGGTAGTGGTCCGCATCGGCGAGCTTCCGCGTCAGCACGATGTGACCGTCGAGGATCGATCGTGCCGCGTCGGCGACGGGTTCGTTGAAGTCGTCTCCGTCCACGAGGACGGTGTAGATGCCGGTGATCCCGCCGCACGTGCCGTTGCCGGCACGCTCCAGCAGGCGCGGGAGCGAGGCGAACACCGAGGGAGGGTAGCCCTTCGTGGTCGGCGGCTCGCCGGTGGCGAGGCCGATCTCGCGCCACGCCATCGCCACGCGCGTGACCGAGTCCACCATCAGCAGCACCTGCTTGCCCTGGTCGCGGTAGTACTCGGCAATCGCCGTGGCGACGAGCGCGCCGCGTGCCCGCACCAGCGCCGCCTCGTCGCCGGTCGCAACCACGACGACGGAGCGCCGCAACCCGTCCTCGCCCAGCGCATGGGTGAGGAACTCGCGCACCTCACGCCCGCGTTCGCCGAGCAGCGCGATCACGTTCACGTCCGCCTGCGCCTTGCGCGCGATCATGCCGAGCAGCGTGGACTTGCCGACGCCCGACCCGGCGAAGATGCCGACGCGCTGCCCGCGTCCGATGGTCAGCGTGCCGTCGATGGCGCGCACCCCCGTCTCGAGAGGTTCCGCGATCATCCCGCGGCGCAGCGGATTGGGCGGGGCGGCGGAGAGCGGGACGCGATGGGTGACGTCGAGCTTTGGCCCGCCGTCGATCGGGTGCCCGAGGGCGTTGAGGATGCGCCCGAGCAGTCCCGGACCGACGTCGACGCCGAAGCTGCGCCCCATCGCACGCACGCTCGCGCCCTGATGCAGCCCGTCCAGGTCGCCGAGTGGCATGAGCAACACGCTCCCGTCGTGGAAGCCGACCACCTCGGCGAGCACCGATGCGTCCTCGGCCTGGCTCGTGATGCGGCACAACTCGCCGAGTCCCACGTCGAGCCCAGTCGCCTCGATCACGAGCCCGACGATCCGGCACACGCGGCCGAGTCGCTCGACGCGCGGGATGTCGGCCATCATGCCCGGAAGTTCATGGAGCGAGAGGCGCTCGGCGTGCACGGTGAGGTCGAGGGAAAAGGGCTGACGGTCGGCGCCCGGACGCGGTGCGGCACGGCGCCCCCGGAGACAAGGCAACCGACGTGCCCCACTCCGCGCTGCCTGCGCAGGCAGACCAAGTCGCCATGCGGGCACGACTTGGCCTCGGGCGCCGACGATCGCCGCGAGCGGCGCGCGGCTCGGCAGGCGTTGCCGGACGGCACGACATGCCGACGACATGGAGGCGACAATTGCCGGGCGTTCGCGCCGGGTTCGCCCTGCGCGGCGCACGGTCACGCCACGCTGCAGATGCGCCGGAACACGCGCTCGAGCGCGGTGTCGACGCGGCCATCCACGATGCGCTCGCGTCCCTCGAGCACCGCCCCTCCGCGAACGACGAGCGGGTCGGGGAGCCAGGAGAGTTCGCGGCGTGGATCCCAGGATTCGCCACCATCCCCGGATGCGGCGGTCGATCCCGCCTCGAGCAGCAGTTCGAGGTCCGCCGGATGCAATCGGACACGCACCGGCTGGTCGATCGGGAACTCGTTGAGTCCGCGGCGCACCAGGTCCTCGACGATCGATGCATCGGTGGTCACCTCGCGCTCGACCAGGAAGCGCGCGACGGCGATCGCCAGGGCGACGGCGTTTGCCCGGAGGTCGCCGACGAAGCGCTGCTCGTGCTCGCGGAGCGAGGCGAGCGCCTGCGCGAGCGCATCGCGCAATGACCCCAGCTCCGCACGCGCCGCTTCGGCGTGTGCCGCCCCTTCGCCCAGCCCCGCCTCCCAGCCGCGCCGTTCCGCCGCCACGAGCTCCGCGCGGTGCGTGGTCTCCAGCTCGGCGACGACGCGCGCACGCATCGCGTCCAGCGCATGCAGCGGCTGCAGCGGCTGCAGCGGCTGCAGCGGCTGCAGCGGGTGAAGTGGTTCAGCCGCGTGTGGCCACGGCAACAGGTCTCCGCCATCCGGCGCCCGCGTGTCCATGTCGGGAGTGTGCGCCGCGCGCGCGCCAGGTGGCGTCGGCGTGAGGTCGAACTCCTCCACCTCCCATGTGTCGGGGGCGTGCACGCGCGGTCGCACCTCGAGCGACTCCGGCACAGCGACGAGGGACGGAGCCGGATCGGGGGCGAAGGGCTCGAATGCCGTCGCATCCCTCGGGCGCTCCAGTGCCGCCATCAGACGTACTCCTCGTCGCCGGCGTCGAGGTCGAGCTCACCCGCCTCCTCGAGCCGGCGGATGACGGAGACGATGTTGTGCTGTGCCGACTCGACGTCGCGCTTGCGCGTGCGGCCACTCATCTCCATCTGCTCCATCAGCGCATCGCGGGCACGCTGCGACATCGCCGCGAGAATCTTCTCCCGCAGCTCCTCGCTCGCCCCCTTGAGCGCGAGGGCCAGGTCCTTGGTGTCGACCTCCTTCAGCACCTTCTGGATCGACTGGACCTCCAGCGTGATCGTATCCTCGAAGACGAACATGAGGTTGCGGATCTCGAGACAGAGCTGCGGGTCGTGCGCCTGCACCACGTCGAGGAACTCCTTCTCCAGCGAGGACGGGATCCCGTTGAGGATTGTCGCCACGGCCTGCGTGCCGCCCGACGCGGACATCCCCTCGGTGGACGAGATGTCCTCGATGAGCATCGCGCGCTCGATGAGGTTCAGCATCTCCGGCGCGACCTTCTCCATGCGGGCCATGCGCAGCAGCACCTGTCCCCCGAAGCTCGGCTCGAGCTCCTTGAGCACTTCCTTGGCATGATGCGGCTGCAGGTGCGCGAGGATGAGCGCGACCGTCTGCGGGTGCTCGCCACGCAGCATCGCGCTCAGCTGCGTCGGGTCGGCATTGCGCAACCGGTGCAACCCGGCCTTGTCCTGGAGCTGCGTCTGGATGCGCTTGATCATCGCCGCCGCCTTCTGCTGCCCGTACACCCGCTCGAGGATCTGCCGCGCCAGCTCGATCCCGCCATGGGCGAGCGTGTTCGCCGCCTGGATGAGCTCCATCCATTCCAGGAGGACCGCCTCGACGACGTTGGGATCCACCTTCGACGTGCGCGCGATCTCGTAGTTGAGGAGCTCGATCTCCTCGGGCGAGAGCTGTTCCTGCACCTTCGCGGCACGCTCGGCGCCGATGACCATGCAGACGATCGCCGCCTTCTGGCGGCCGCTGAGCTCCTCGTACTGGAGTGACCGCTGGGCGAGTGCTGACATCATTCGGAAAGGCGGATGCCGCGGTGGAGCGCGGGTCGGGCGGTGGACGTCATTCGTGCAGCCACGCGCGCACGACCTTCAGCGCCACTTCGGGACGCTGCTCGACCGAGGCCGCGGTGACCGCGTGACGCGGGTTGGTCGGGATGTGCACGATCGTGACCGGCTCCTCGGGGTGTTCGAGTCCCCGTGGGTCGGAGAGGAGCGCGGCGGGGGGACCACTCTCGCCGGGCAGTTCCGCCTGATCCGGCGTGACGCGTCCCGGCTGGCCCGCGCGGCTGAAGGCGCGGATCGCGAGCAGCGCCACCACCATCGCCACGATCGAGAGGACGCTCCCCGTGATCGGGCGGTGGAACTCGCGCACCGTGTCGAGCACCGTCGGCGCCGGCGGCGGCGTCACGACCGGCGCCGCGAACGCCGCACTCACGACCGTCACCACGTCGCCGCGCGACGAGTCGTAGCCGACGGCGCTGCGCACGAGCGTCTCGATCTGCTGCAGCTCCGCGGCGGTGCGCGGACGATACGCCGGCGCGGCCGCGGTGCGCACGGCACCCCTCGCGGCGC harbors:
- a CDS encoding flagellar export protein FliJ; this translates as MATSARFTFPLQCVLTQREHREEAAQARFAAEAAQASAARAAVEELQAVRAAGTAALTAAQVAPTSVGHLRAFAFAIEQMDARLDVAGQQVMAAEQRVDEARTALAEAFRARHAIERLRERAHETWRAETALAEQRTMDELAIQQFCRRQARAVNE
- a CDS encoding EscN/YscN/HrcN family type III secretion system ATPase, with the protein product MMADIPRVERLGRVCRIVGLVIEATGLDVGLGELCRITSQAEDASVLAEVVGFHDGSVLLMPLGDLDGLHQGASVRAMGRSFGVDVGPGLLGRILNALGHPIDGGPKLDVTHRVPLSAAPPNPLRRGMIAEPLETGVRAIDGTLTIGRGQRVGIFAGSGVGKSTLLGMIARKAQADVNVIALLGERGREVREFLTHALGEDGLRRSVVVVATGDEAALVRARGALVATAIAEYYRDQGKQVLLMVDSVTRVAMAWREIGLATGEPPTTKGYPPSVFASLPRLLERAGNGTCGGITGIYTVLVDGDDFNEPVADAARSILDGHIVLTRKLADADHYPAIDVLQSKSRVRDQIIDREHRAGAGALLRLEAAFREKEDLILAGAYQKGSDPLVDSAIAMRGAVVDFLRQRPDEPTPFAETREALVALGGATASLARR
- a CDS encoding flagellar motor switch protein FliG: MSALAQRSLQYEELSGRQKAAIVCMVIGAERAAKVQEQLSPEEIELLNYEIARTSKVDPNVVEAVLLEWMELIQAANTLAHGGIELARQILERVYGQQKAAAMIKRIQTQLQDKAGLHRLRNADPTQLSAMLRGEHPQTVALILAHLQPHHAKEVLKELEPSFGGQVLLRMARMEKVAPEMLNLIERAMLIEDISSTEGMSASGGTQAVATILNGIPSSLEKEFLDVVQAHDPQLCLEIRNLMFVFEDTITLEVQSIQKVLKEVDTKDLALALKGASEELREKILAAMSQRARDALMEQMEMSGRTRKRDVESAQHNIVSVIRRLEEAGELDLDAGDEEYV